TCGGCACCATAACACAGCATAGTGACATCTGTAGGATCGAAATCATACTAACAGGAGGTTTTGCAAAATGAACGCAAGAATTTCACTCTCTCCGGTCACCCCGGACGATATCGATTTCATCACAACGCTTGAAACCAACGCCTCACTCTGGCCCTTCGAGGATATGATTCCAACCGACAAGGAGGCAGTCCGGAAGACCGTGGCGGAACGAATCCATAGCGACTGGTACAAACAATTCGTGATCCGGCTCGCCTCCCCGGAGGCACCCCCTGCAGGTGAAGTGCATTTGCACTGGTATGTAAAAGAGCGCGAGAGCTGGGAGCTGGGCTACAGCCTTTTCCCTGAATACCGGGGGCAAGGCTACTGCACCGAAGCGGCTCAGCTGGCCTTGAAGCTTGCTTTTAAAGAATGGAGGGCCCACAGAGTCGTGGCTATGTGCAATGAATACAATACCTCATCCATCAAGGTACTGGACAGGTTAGGCATGGTCCGCGAGGGCGTATTCCGGGAAGAAATACACTGGAACAACCAGTGGGTCAACCAATACTTCTATGCAATACTGGACCGGGAGTACCTGGGGCATAACGGGATATAGAACCAGACTGGGGAGAGATGCTGAGACCTTATGCTACACTTAAGGAGCATCATCATGCTAAATATATTCGGTTTGTCGCATACATTCTTCTATGCTCCGCATGACGCCCTTTAGAAGAGCAACTTTTCATTCAGGATTCTATTCATCTTCTTTCACAATTACATCCAGAACTCTGCCTGTTCCCGTAACCTTCATTGACGTATTCAGAATAGCCTGAGTAACCGTTGTGCCTTCATCCAGCTCCATCTTAAGTCCTGATGCAGAGGCAGCGGTCTTGACCGTGCGTATGGAGCCTTTTTGCAGGTGGAGGTTGGGTCCATCGGCTTCAACGTTCACGTCTCCGAAATTGCCCTTAAGCATCACTGCGAGCCCGGCTGCAGGGCCGGATGGCAGATCAATATCTGTGAACCCGGCACCTGTACCCTGATCCTCCTCCAGAATCACATTAGATTGTACCGACACCGCCTTCACCCATGTTGCACCTTCGGTTACCAGGCGGGCAGTTCCACTCTTCTTCTGCACAATCACTTGGTTCAGGGTTGTGTTCTTGAGCTGCACTAAGGGATCTCCGCTTCCCTGTATGATGACCTTCCCTAACACTTCAACACTGTCCAAGTCCACCTCTCCGTTGCCAATTCCTTCTTCCAAGACCAGGTCTCCAAATATCTTAAGATTCTGCAGCAGCACATCATAGCCGGATACGGTGACATTGTTATAGTATTTGATGGCTCCCGGCTCAAAGCTTCCGAGCCCCTCAGAACGGCTGATAGTTACACTCTGCAAGCCGCCGCTTGTGACGTTGCAGTAATCCAGCAGTGCAATCGCTTCGGCCCGGGTCATCGCTTGTTTTGGAGCAAACCGTCCGTCCGGGTATCCCCTCATTCCTCCGGCATTGATCATAGCAGCGACATCGGCTTGGCTCCAGCCTGCAATCTGATCCTCATCACTGAACATGGATAATACCTCCGTGCTCCCCGTCTCATAATGCAGCAATCTGCTCACCATAATCGCCGCCTCCTGGCGCATAACGGGATCGCCCGGACGAATCGTGCCGCCATA
The window above is part of the Paenibacillus sp. FSL H8-0048 genome. Proteins encoded here:
- a CDS encoding GNAT family N-acetyltransferase gives rise to the protein MNARISLSPVTPDDIDFITTLETNASLWPFEDMIPTDKEAVRKTVAERIHSDWYKQFVIRLASPEAPPAGEVHLHWYVKERESWELGYSLFPEYRGQGYCTEAAQLALKLAFKEWRAHRVVAMCNEYNTSSIKVLDRLGMVREGVFREEIHWNNQWVNQYFYAILDREYLGHNGI
- a CDS encoding S-layer homology domain-containing protein codes for the protein MIGRKIVTAGLSLGLLLGSSGVIYAAADYEGHWAQKPISRWLEKGWLKGFADGSVRPDQAITRAEFIKLINGFAGLTAESKVKADFSDLPKTDWAYEEISKALDAGIIKGYGGTIRPGDPVMRQEAAIMVSRLLHYETGSTEVLSMFSDEDQIAGWSQADVAAMINAGGMRGYPDGRFAPKQAMTRAEAIALLDYCNVTSGGLQSVTISRSEGLGSFEPGAIKYYNNVTVSGYDVLLQNLKIFGDLVLEEGIGNGEVDLDSVEVLGKVIIQGSGDPLVQLKNTTLNQVIVQKKSGTARLVTEGATWVKAVSVQSNVILEEDQGTGAGFTDIDLPSGPAAGLAVMLKGNFGDVNVEADGPNLHLQKGSIRTVKTAASASGLKMELDEGTTVTQAILNTSMKVTGTGRVLDVIVKEDE